Proteins encoded by one window of Gordonia jinghuaiqii:
- a CDS encoding MBL fold metallo-hydrolase, with the protein MLITGFPAGMFQTNCYILATEAGAEAVVIDPGQDAAPRVRELLAEHDLTPVAVLLTHGHLDHTWNAAQLCDEYSIPAYIHAADRPMLADPGQGIGRALGAMIGDVEFAEPEKVIEFVDGEAVELAGIHFSVDLAPGHTQGSVLLGVEVDTVPVCFSGDVLFAGSIGRTDLPGGNHQQLLDSIATRMLPMPADTVVLPGHGQQTTIGQEIATNPFLVDLAPPGDRGTDQSARPKGRHGL; encoded by the coding sequence ATGCTGATCACCGGATTCCCTGCCGGCATGTTCCAGACGAACTGCTACATCCTCGCCACGGAGGCCGGGGCGGAGGCGGTCGTCATCGACCCGGGACAGGATGCGGCGCCGCGCGTCCGCGAGCTCCTCGCCGAACACGACCTGACCCCGGTCGCGGTGCTGCTGACGCACGGGCATCTGGACCACACGTGGAACGCGGCGCAGCTGTGCGACGAGTACTCCATCCCGGCCTACATCCACGCCGCCGACCGGCCGATGCTGGCAGACCCGGGCCAGGGGATCGGACGGGCACTGGGCGCGATGATCGGCGATGTGGAGTTCGCCGAGCCGGAGAAGGTCATCGAGTTCGTCGACGGCGAGGCGGTCGAGTTGGCCGGCATCCACTTCTCGGTCGACCTGGCGCCCGGTCACACCCAGGGTTCGGTGCTCCTCGGCGTCGAGGTGGACACGGTGCCGGTCTGCTTCTCCGGTGACGTACTGTTTGCCGGGTCCATCGGCCGCACGGACCTGCCGGGCGGCAACCACCAGCAGTTGCTCGACTCCATCGCGACGAGGATGCTGCCGATGCCCGCCGACACCGTCGTGCTGCCCGGGCACGGGCAGCAGACCACGATCGGCCAGGAGATCGCGACCAATCCGTTCCTGGTCGACCTCGCTCCTCCGGGGGACCGCGGGACCGACCAGAGCGCACGACCGAAGGGACGACACGGACTGTGA
- the hisS gene encoding histidine--tRNA ligase, translating into MSGAFQAPRGIPDYFPPNSADFRRVRDTLTDAARRAGYGHIELPVFEDTALFARGVGESTDVVSKEMYTFADRGDRSVTLRPEGTAGVVRAVIQHGLDRGQLPIKVCYAGPFFRYEKPQTGRYRQLQQVGVEAIGVDDPALDAEVIAVADEGYRRLGLSGFRLEITSLGDDESRPRYREALQEFLFGLDLDEATRQRAEINPLRVLDDKRPEVKAATAGAPLLIDYLSDDAKAHFDLVLANLDRLGVQYEINPRLVRGLDYYTKTTFEFVHDGLGAQSGIGGGGRYDGLMRQLGAKQDLSGIGFGIGVDRTMLALEAEGVAGTQAARCQVFGVPLGAAAKAELVGVAGELRAAGFSVDLAYGDRGLKGAMKAADRSGARLALVLGENELAERQVEVKDLSNGEQHKVSLDGLVAEVSRLLG; encoded by the coding sequence GTGAGCGGAGCATTTCAGGCCCCCCGGGGCATCCCTGACTACTTCCCGCCGAACTCGGCGGATTTCCGCCGGGTCCGGGACACGCTCACCGACGCCGCGCGTCGTGCAGGCTACGGTCACATCGAATTGCCCGTCTTCGAGGACACCGCGCTCTTCGCGCGCGGGGTCGGCGAATCGACCGACGTGGTCAGCAAGGAGATGTACACCTTCGCCGACCGCGGTGACCGGTCGGTGACGCTCCGCCCCGAGGGCACGGCGGGCGTGGTGCGCGCGGTCATCCAGCACGGGCTCGACCGCGGCCAGCTGCCGATCAAGGTCTGCTACGCGGGACCGTTCTTCCGGTACGAGAAGCCGCAGACCGGTCGGTACCGGCAGTTGCAGCAGGTGGGTGTCGAGGCCATCGGCGTCGACGACCCGGCCCTGGACGCCGAGGTCATCGCGGTCGCCGACGAGGGCTACCGACGACTCGGGCTGTCGGGATTCCGCCTCGAGATCACCTCACTCGGCGACGACGAGAGCCGTCCGCGGTACCGGGAGGCGCTGCAGGAGTTCCTGTTCGGGCTGGACCTGGACGAGGCCACCCGCCAGCGCGCCGAGATCAACCCGCTGCGGGTGCTCGACGACAAGCGCCCCGAGGTGAAGGCCGCGACCGCGGGCGCACCGCTGCTCATCGACTACCTGTCCGACGACGCGAAGGCACACTTCGACCTCGTCCTGGCCAACCTCGACCGGCTCGGTGTGCAGTACGAGATCAACCCGCGACTGGTGCGCGGACTGGACTACTACACCAAGACCACCTTCGAGTTCGTCCACGACGGTCTCGGCGCGCAGTCGGGGATCGGTGGCGGCGGACGCTACGACGGCCTCATGCGGCAGCTCGGCGCCAAGCAGGACCTCTCGGGCATCGGGTTCGGCATCGGCGTCGACCGCACCATGCTCGCGCTGGAGGCCGAGGGGGTCGCCGGGACGCAGGCAGCTCGCTGTCAGGTCTTCGGGGTTCCGCTCGGCGCGGCGGCCAAGGCCGAACTCGTCGGCGTCGCAGGCGAACTGCGTGCGGCCGGGTTCAGCGTCGACCTCGCCTACGGTGACCGCGGACTCAAGGGCGCGATGAAGGCCGCCGACCGTTCCGGTGCGCGACTGGCCCTGGTGCTCGGTGAGAACGAACTCGCCGAGCGTCAGGTCGAGGTCAAGGACCTGAGCAACGGCGAGCAGCACAAGGTCTCCCTCGACGGCTTGGTGGCCGAGGTGTCACGGCTGCTGGGCTGA
- a CDS encoding DUF885 domain-containing protein, producing the protein MTPSNPAGPGTGRTPTAIDAIAEAHLDRLCALDPLFATEIGHGAHDDRLTDFSAQGCAERAEVAAGTLAALADAPVADPVDRVTVATMSASLRRELALAEAGERIGECNVIASPLQAIRDVFDLMPTDTRERREVFVARLTAIPGALADVVDGLAHRLRHGPAPARRQVEAVARQSESAAAAIAGNTAAIAADPALAGTLGTALDAARTAFGTLANYLRGEVLAGAVDDDAIGRDRYLLHLPAYLGADADPDEAYAWAMTRLEQIVAEQHEIAEGLLPGHGVGETLAWLDRAPQYQIRDRHEFVDWMQATSDAAVAGLGGTHFDIPERLSRLECRLAPSSTGIIYYTQPTADLSRPGRMWWSVPDDQTVFHTWQEKTTVYHEGVPGHHLQLGSAIVDPDLNSWRKLASFTSGHGEGWALYAERLMDELGWLQDPGDRMGMLDSQRLRAARVVVDIGVHCGLPAPGSLGGGTWDADKAWEFLTSSVAMDHSVLRFELDRYLGWPGQAPSYALGQRVWEQTRHAALSAHPEWTLKDFHTRALALGGVSLDVLAAEVAVTGGP; encoded by the coding sequence GTGACGCCCTCGAATCCGGCGGGCCCCGGCACCGGCCGCACCCCGACGGCGATCGATGCGATCGCCGAGGCGCACCTCGACCGGCTGTGCGCGCTCGATCCGCTGTTCGCCACCGAGATCGGCCACGGCGCACACGATGACCGGCTCACCGACTTCTCGGCCCAGGGGTGCGCCGAACGTGCCGAGGTCGCCGCAGGCACCCTCGCCGCCCTCGCCGACGCCCCGGTCGCCGACCCGGTCGACCGCGTCACGGTCGCGACGATGAGTGCGTCGCTGCGTCGCGAACTCGCACTCGCCGAGGCGGGCGAGCGCATCGGCGAGTGCAACGTGATCGCCTCCCCGCTGCAGGCCATCCGCGACGTCTTCGATCTCATGCCCACCGACACCCGTGAACGGCGTGAGGTGTTCGTGGCCCGCCTCACCGCGATCCCCGGCGCCCTGGCCGACGTCGTCGACGGACTCGCCCACCGCCTGCGTCACGGCCCTGCGCCGGCCAGACGTCAGGTGGAAGCTGTTGCGCGACAATCGGAGTCGGCCGCCGCCGCGATCGCGGGCAACACCGCGGCGATCGCCGCCGACCCGGCTCTGGCCGGCACCCTGGGCACCGCCCTGGACGCCGCCCGCACCGCGTTCGGGACATTGGCGAATTATCTGCGCGGCGAGGTCCTCGCCGGTGCGGTCGACGACGACGCGATCGGGCGCGACCGTTACCTGCTGCATCTGCCCGCCTACCTCGGTGCCGACGCCGATCCCGACGAGGCCTACGCGTGGGCGATGACCCGGCTCGAACAGATCGTGGCCGAGCAGCACGAGATCGCCGAGGGGCTGCTGCCCGGGCACGGCGTCGGCGAGACACTCGCCTGGCTCGACCGGGCCCCGCAGTACCAGATCCGCGACCGCCACGAGTTCGTCGACTGGATGCAGGCGACCTCCGATGCCGCGGTCGCCGGGCTCGGCGGCACCCATTTCGACATCCCCGAGCGCCTGTCCCGGCTGGAGTGCCGGCTGGCGCCGTCGTCGACCGGGATCATCTACTACACCCAGCCCACCGCCGATCTGTCCCGGCCGGGCCGGATGTGGTGGTCGGTGCCCGACGATCAGACCGTCTTCCACACCTGGCAGGAGAAGACGACCGTCTACCACGAGGGCGTACCGGGCCACCATCTCCAACTCGGCTCGGCCATCGTCGATCCCGATCTCAACTCGTGGCGCAAACTCGCCTCGTTCACCTCCGGTCACGGTGAGGGCTGGGCGCTCTACGCCGAGCGGCTGATGGACGAACTCGGTTGGCTCCAGGACCCGGGTGACCGCATGGGCATGCTCGACTCGCAGCGCCTGCGGGCCGCGCGGGTGGTCGTCGACATCGGCGTCCACTGCGGGCTCCCCGCGCCGGGGTCCCTCGGCGGCGGGACGTGGGATGCCGACAAGGCCTGGGAGTTCCTGACCTCGTCGGTGGCCATGGACCACTCGGTGCTGCGGTTCGAACTCGACCGCTACCTCGGCTGGCCCGGCCAGGCACCCTCCTACGCGCTCGGTCAGCGGGTGTGGGAGCAGACGCGGCACGCCGCCCTGAGCGCCCACCCCGAGTGGACGCTCAAGGACTTCCACACGCGCGCACTGGCGCTCGGCGGCGTGTCGCTCGACGTGCTGGCGGCCGAGGTCGCCGTCACCGGCGGGCCCTGA
- the ypfJ gene encoding KPN_02809 family neutral zinc metallopeptidase, with translation MTFQGSGSIDTGNVSGGGGGGAGRIALGGGAGLILTIVALLFGVNPGELLGTEGGGQQSTSSGAAQIQQQLDACTYEMANENTICRIKATTVSLDDVWSDIWPEYTPPKTVIFADAVNTGCGAASSATGPFYCPADSTAYFDPTFFTQLRRMGGSDGPLAQEYVVAHEYGHHIQNLTGALAQGQRMGSQGPRSGSVRVELQADCLAGVWAHHADNGPDALLAPISQQQIASVIQTAKAIGDDTIQGPGSNPEGWTHGSATQRARWFTVGYQSGDPDRCDTFATDDL, from the coding sequence GTGACCTTCCAAGGCAGTGGATCCATCGACACCGGCAACGTCTCCGGTGGTGGCGGGGGCGGTGCCGGCCGGATCGCGCTCGGCGGCGGCGCCGGACTGATCCTCACGATCGTCGCGCTGCTGTTCGGGGTGAACCCCGGTGAGCTCCTCGGTACCGAGGGCGGCGGGCAGCAGAGCACGTCCTCGGGGGCGGCGCAGATCCAGCAGCAGCTCGACGCGTGCACCTACGAGATGGCCAACGAGAACACGATCTGCCGCATCAAGGCGACCACGGTCAGCCTCGACGACGTGTGGTCCGACATCTGGCCGGAATACACCCCGCCGAAGACCGTGATCTTCGCCGACGCGGTGAACACCGGCTGCGGTGCGGCCAGCTCGGCGACGGGACCGTTCTACTGCCCCGCCGATTCGACCGCCTATTTCGACCCGACGTTCTTCACGCAACTTCGGCGCATGGGCGGCAGCGACGGACCCCTTGCCCAGGAATACGTGGTGGCCCACGAGTACGGGCATCACATCCAGAACCTGACCGGCGCGCTGGCCCAGGGTCAGCGGATGGGATCGCAGGGACCCCGGTCGGGGTCGGTGCGGGTCGAACTACAGGCCGACTGCCTGGCCGGGGTGTGGGCCCATCACGCCGACAACGGTCCCGACGCGCTCCTCGCCCCGATCTCGCAGCAGCAGATCGCCTCGGTCATCCAGACCGCCAAGGCCATCGGCGACGACACGATCCAGGGCCCGGGCTCCAACCCCGAGGGGTGGACGCACGGGTCGGCCACCCAGCGCGCGCGGTGGTTCACCGTCGGCTATCAGTCGGGCGATCCCGACCGGTGCGACACCTTCGCCACCGACGACCTGTGA